The Roseomonas haemaphysalidis genome segment GGGCTGGCAGCCGCTGGGCTGGGCGGAGCTGGGGCTGCTGGCGGTCTTCGCCACCTTCACCCCCGCCATCATCCTGCTGGTGACGGAAGCCTTCCGGCATGGCGAGGCCTCGGCCGTCGGGCCGTTCCAGTACCTGCGGCTGCCGGTGGCGGCGCTGTTCGGCTGGCTGGTCTATGCCGAGGCGCCGGATGGCTGGGGCTGGGCGGGGGCGGCGGTGATCCTGGCCGGTGCCCTGCTGGTGTCCACCGCCGAGGCCCGCACCCGCCGTTGATGTTGCATCGCAGCAGGCGGCGGGCTAGCCTGCCGCCATTCGCCCTGGAGCCCGGTGAAACCCCGGGTGGCTCTTCCGGCCGCCAATCCGCCGGATAACGCATCAGACACGAGACTGCCGCCGCGACGCTGTCGCGCGCCCTCGTGCGCCTCTTGCGGACCCCAATTCATGCAGCAACATGCCCTCACCCGCTACCGGACCGAATGGTTCAGCGGGTTTTCCGACCTGCGGCGGGACATCCTGGCCGGCATGGTCGGCACCTTCGCGCTGATCCCCGAGGTCATCGCCTTTTCCTTCGTGGCCGGCGTCGACCCCGAGGTCGGGCTCTTCGCCTCCTTCGTGATCAGCATCGTGCTGGCCTTCTTCGGCGGCCGGCCGGCCATGATCTCCGGCGCCGCCGGCTCCGTGGCGCTGGTCGCCGCCGCGCTGGTGGCCAGCCACGGGCTGCAATACCTGCTGCTGGCCACGCTGCTGTGCGGCGTCATCCAGGTGGTGTTCGGCCTGCTGCGGCTCGATGTGCTGATGCGCTTCGTGTCGAAGTCCGTTCGCACCGGCTTCGTCAACGCGCTGGCCATCCTGATCTTCGCGGCGCAACTGCCGCAGATGATGGACGTGACCTGGCACACCTATGCGCTGATCGGCGCGGGGCTGGCCATCATCTACCTGCTGCCGCGGTTGACCACCGCCATCCCTTCCCCGCTGATCTGCATCGTGCTGCTCACCGCCTTCTGCGCCGTGGTGCCCATGCCGGTGCGCGTGGTGTCCGACCTCGGCCGCCTGCCGGAAGCGCTGCCCGCCCTGTTGTGGCCTGACGTGGCGCTCAGCTGGCAGACCCTGGCGGTCGTGGCGCCCTATGCGCTGGCCATGGCCATGGTGGGCCTGCTGGAGTCCATGATGACCGCCAGCGTGGTGGACGAGCTGACCGAGACCACCTCCTCCAAGAGCATGGAATGCACCGGGCTTGGGCTGGCCAATGTCGCGGCCGGGCTGTTCGGCGGCATCGCCGGCTGCGGCATGATCGGCCAGACGGTGGGCAACGTGCGCTTCGGCGGGCGCGGCCGCGTCTCGACGCTGACGGCCGGCGTGTTCCTGCTGGTGCTGATGGTGCTGCTGCGGCCCTGGGTGGCGGCGGTACCGGTCGCGGCGCTGGTGGCGATCATGATCATGGTCTCGGCCGAGACCTTTTCCTGGTCCTCGCTGCGCGACGTGGCGCGGCACCCCAAGGTGTCTTCCGCCGTCATGCTGGCGACGGTCGCGGTGACGGTGGCCACCCACAACCTGGCCGCCGGCGTGGCGGTGGGCGTGCTGCTCAGCGGCGTGTTCTTCGCCTTCAAGGTCATGCGGCTGATGAGCGTCGCCGAGCACTACGATGAAAGCAGCGACACCCGCACCTACACCATCACCGGCCAGGTGTTCTTCGCCAGCGCCGATGCCATGGCCGACCGCTTCGACCTGCGCGACACGGCGCGCCGCGTGCGCATCGACCTGACGGCGGCGCATCTGTGGGACGTCACGGCGGTGGCGGCGCTGGACGGCGTGGTGGGCAAGCTGCGCCGCCACGGCATCGCGGTCGAGGTGGTGGGGCTGAACCAGGCGAGCGCGGTGCTGGTGGACCGCAGCGCGCCGCTGTTGCAGGGGTAGGAGAAGCAAGGCCGGGGAAGGATTTCCCCGGGCTTCTACTTTTTTTCTTCGAAAAAGCAGGCGGGTGGGCGCATCGCCGCCAGCGGCCACCACGGGAAACAGAACAAAAAGAAGATGGGGTCCGGGGAATTCCTTCCCCCGGCCTTATCCTATTTCTCGATCCCGTGCTGTTCCCGCAGGCTCAGGAACCGCAGCATCGGCCATTCGTCTTCCGACCGCTTGCGGCCCCAGTCGGAGGAGAAAAAGGCCACCGGCTCGTTGTCGTGGTCCTCGGCCATCTGGCTGGGGGCGGTGCGCAGGAAGCGGTCCAGCGCGGCGCGGTCGGTCGGCCCCTCCTCCTTGGGCGCCACCCAGCGCATGGTGGACCAGGAGGTCGGCTCGAAGGTGATGTTCACGCCGTATTCGGCCACCATGCGGCTGCTCAGCACGTCGAGCTGAAGCTGCCCCACCACGCCGACCACGGGCTGGCTGCCGTCCAGCGGGCGGAACACCTGCACCACGCCCTCGTCGGCCAGCTGGTCCAGCGCCTTGCGCAGCTTCTTGGCCAGCATCGGGTCGTCCAGCCGCACGCGGCGCAGGATTTCCGGGGCGAAGCTGGGGACGCCGCGGAAGTTCAGCTCCTCGCCATCGGTCAGCGTATCGCCGATGCGCAAAACGCCGTGGTTGGCGATGCCCACCACGTCGCCGGGCCAGGCCTCCTCGGCCACCTGGCGCTCCTTGGCGAAGAAGAACAGCGGCGCGTTGACCGGGATGCTCTTGCCCGTCCGCACCTGCTTCAGCCGGGCGCCCTTGCGCAGCTTGCCGGAGCAGATGCGCAGAAAGGCCACGCGGTCGCGGTGCTGCAGGTCGGTGTTGGCCTGGATCTTGAAGACGAAGCCAGACAGCTTCTCCTCTTCCGGCTCCACCACGCGGGCATCGGCGCGGCGGGCGGAAGGCGGCGGGGCGAAGCGCGCCAGCCCGTCCAGCAGGTGCTTCACGCCGAAGCCGCGCAGCGCGGAGCCGAAATAGATCGGCGTCAGGTGGCCCTCGCGAAAGGATGCCATCTCGAACTCGGGGTAGACGGACGCGATCTCGGCGCTTTCGCGCAGCGTTTCGGCGGGCTCGGCCCCCAGCAGCGTGTCGATGCGCGGGTCGTCCAGCCCGCTCACCGGCTCGTCCCGCTCGCCGCCCTCGCCCAGCAGGCGCAGGGTGGAATGAGCCATGTCATAGACGCCGCCGAACTGGCGGCCGGAGCCGATCGGCCAGGTGGCGGGCGTCACGTCCAGCGCCAGGGTCTTCTCGATCTCGTCCAGAAGCTCCAGTGGCTCCCGCGCCTCGCGGTCCATCTTGTTGATGAAGGTGACGATGGGGATGTCGCGCAGGCGGCAGACCTCGAACAGCTTGCGGGTCTGCGCCTCGATGCCCTTGGCGGCGTCGATCACCATCACCGCCGCGTCCACGGCGGAGAGGGTCCGGTAGGTGTCCTCCGAGAAGTCCTCGTGGCCCGGGGTGTCGAGCAGGTTGAACACTTGGCCCGCGTATTCGAAGGTCATCACCGAGGTCGCGACAGAGATGCCACGGTCCTGCTCGATCTTCATCCAGTCCGAACGGGTGCGGCGGCGCTCGCCCTTGGCGCGCACGGCGCCGGCGATCTGGATGGCGCCGCCCAGCAGCAGCAGCTGCTCTGTCAGCGTCGTCTTGCCGGCATCGGGGTGGGCGATGATCGCGAAGGTGCGGCGGCGGCGGGATTCGGTCGCGGTTTCGCTCAGCGGCGGGCTGTTGTGGCCGAGGGCCGGCGTCTCGATGTCCTGCAAGGCTGGTGCTCCGCGCGCGTCGTTCTGTCTGGGCTGTGGCGGCATATAGCGCGGCGGGGGCGGCAAACCCAGGGGCGGGACTAGAAGGGGAATTCCTGCTGGTGCTCGCGGTATGGGTCCATCGGGTCCTCCGCCCGGCGGGCCTCGTCGCGGTTCAGGCCCAGGGCGTCCAGCTGCTCGCCGGTCACGGCGGTGAACTCCACCCCCGCTTCCCGCAGCATGTCGATCGCCAGCAGCCCCACCCGGTCCCAGTAGGAGCCGGTGCTGAGCCGGGGCGCCGCCGCCACCACGCGCTTGACGCCCGACTGGATCAGCAGCGTGGCGCAGACGTTGCACACCGGCTTGCCCACCACGTAGGCGTCGCAGCCCCGCGCGCCGTGGCCGGCGTTCAGCAGCGCGTTCTGCTCGGCATGCAGGATCATCTGCAGCTTGTTGGCCTTGTTTTCCAGCCGCTCCACGCTGTCCTCGACATTGGCGGGAAAGCCGTTGAAGCCGGTGGACACGATGCGGGCATAGCCCTGGTTCACCAGCACCGCGCCCACCTTGGCGCGCGGGTCCTTGGACCATTGCGCGATGTGGTGGGCGAGCCCGATGTAGCGCGCATCCCACCGCGCCCGCTTGGCCGGCTGGTGATCAAAGCTGTTGGGGTTGTCCATCCGCTGTTCCGCACCCGCATCCGTTGCAATCAACCTGTGGATGGCATGGCGCCAAAGCAAGGCGTTGACCGGCGCCCGCGCCCGTGTCGCAATCCGCCCCAGACGCAGGACGCCGGGAACAGGCGCCGCGGAGGACGCTGCTCATCTCATGACCGCCGGAGAAACGACCTTGGCCGATCATCTGAACCTGCGACGCCGCGCCTTTTTCGCCCTGCCGGCCGCCGCCCTGCTGGCCGGCACCGGGCGGGCCGCCCTGGCCCAGGCACCCAGCCAGAACCTGACCCTGGCGGTGGCCGCGCCGCCGACCTCGCTGGACCCGCACTACCACACGCTGTCGCCCAACAACGCCGTGGCGGCCCACTTCTTCGACAAGCTGGTGGAGCGCGACGCGGCGGCCAAGCTGCAGCCGGGCCTGGCGGAATCCTGGAAGCTGATCGACGACACCACCTGGGAGTTCAAGCTCCGCCAGGGTGTCAAGTTCTCCAACGGCCAGGACTTCACGGCCGACGACGTGGTGTTCACGCTGAAGCGCGTGCCTAACGTGGTGAACAGCCCCGGCTCCTTCAGCATGTATTCCCGCGCGGTGGTGGCGACCGAGATCCTGGACCCCCACACCATCCGCCTGAAGACGGCGGAACTCTACCCGCTGCTGCCCTACGACCTGAACAACATCTACATCATCTGCAAGTCGGTGGGCGACAACGTGTCCACGGGCGACTTCAACAACGGCAAGGCGATGATCGGCACCGGGCCGTTCCGCCTGCAGTCCTACACGCCCGACGACCGCATCGTCATGACGCGCAACGACAGCTACTGGGGCGACAAGCCGGACTGGGCGCAGGTCACCTACCGCTTCATCACCAACAACGGCGTGCGGGTCGCGGCGCTGCTGTCGGGCGACGTGCAGATGATCGACGTGGTGCCGCCGTCCGACACGCCGCGGCTGCGCACCACCCAGGGCATCTCCTTTTCCGAGATCCCGAGCCTGCGCTGCATCTACCTGAAGGTGGACGTAGAGCACGATGTCTCCCCCTACATCGCGGACAACGACGGCAAGCCGATGACCAAGAACCCGCTGCGCGACCTGCGGGTGCGGCAGGCGCTGAGCATCGGCATCAACCGCCAGGGCATCGTGGACCGGGTGATGCAGGGCGTCGGCACGCCGGCCGGGCAGATGATGCCGCCGGGGGCGCTGGGCTATAACCCCAACATCGCCGTGCCGAAATACGACCCGGACGCCGCCAAGAAGCTGCTGGCGGACGCCGGCTACCCCAACGGCTTCCGCATCACGCTGATCGGGCCCAACAACCGCTACGTCAACGACGCGCAGATCATCCAGGCGATCGGCCAGATGTGGCAGCGCATCGGTGTGCAGACCACGGTGGACGCCATGCCCTTCGCGGTGCTGGCGCAGCGGCAGGCGCAGAACAACATGTCCGCCATGCTGATCGGCTGGGCGACCAGCGGCGAGCCCTCCACGGCGCTGAAGGGCGTGCTGACCACGCGCATTCCCGACAAGGGCTTCGGCACCACCAACTTCAGCGGCTTTTCCAACGCCAAGGTGGACGAGCTGACCATGGAAGGGCTGCGCACCGCCGACGACGAAAAGCGCGACCAGTTGTTCCAGGATGCCATGAAGGCGGCGATGGAAGACCTGGGCCTGGTGCCGCTGCACATGCAGAAGAACATCTGGGCGCTGCGCGGCGCGCTGAAATACGAGGCGCGGGCGGACGAGCTGACGCTGGCGCACAGCGTCAAGCGCGCCTGACCGGCGGCGGGGCGGCAACGCCCCGCCCTTGCCGTCACGGCGACGGGTAGGCGCTGCGATCCCCGGCCCGGGCCGGGTGGTCCAGGTAGCGGCTCTTTTCCGGCACCGCCACGCGGTCGAATTCCTCGGCCAGGCGGTGCAGGGCCTGGCGCATCTCGGCGCCGCGCATCGCCTCGCCATGGCCGGACACCACCACCTCCGGCTCCAGTGCCGCCAGGGCCTGGACCGAGGC includes the following:
- a CDS encoding SulP family inorganic anion transporter, encoding MQQHALTRYRTEWFSGFSDLRRDILAGMVGTFALIPEVIAFSFVAGVDPEVGLFASFVISIVLAFFGGRPAMISGAAGSVALVAAALVASHGLQYLLLATLLCGVIQVVFGLLRLDVLMRFVSKSVRTGFVNALAILIFAAQLPQMMDVTWHTYALIGAGLAIIYLLPRLTTAIPSPLICIVLLTAFCAVVPMPVRVVSDLGRLPEALPALLWPDVALSWQTLAVVAPYALAMAMVGLLESMMTASVVDELTETTSSKSMECTGLGLANVAAGLFGGIAGCGMIGQTVGNVRFGGRGRVSTLTAGVFLLVLMVLLRPWVAAVPVAALVAIMIMVSAETFSWSSLRDVARHPKVSSAVMLATVAVTVATHNLAAGVAVGVLLSGVFFAFKVMRLMSVAEHYDESSDTRTYTITGQVFFASADAMADRFDLRDTARRVRIDLTAAHLWDVTAVAALDGVVGKLRRHGIAVEVVGLNQASAVLVDRSAPLLQG
- a CDS encoding peptide chain release factor 3, coding for METPALGHNSPPLSETATESRRRRTFAIIAHPDAGKTTLTEQLLLLGGAIQIAGAVRAKGERRRTRSDWMKIEQDRGISVATSVMTFEYAGQVFNLLDTPGHEDFSEDTYRTLSAVDAAVMVIDAAKGIEAQTRKLFEVCRLRDIPIVTFINKMDREAREPLELLDEIEKTLALDVTPATWPIGSGRQFGGVYDMAHSTLRLLGEGGERDEPVSGLDDPRIDTLLGAEPAETLRESAEIASVYPEFEMASFREGHLTPIYFGSALRGFGVKHLLDGLARFAPPPSARRADARVVEPEEEKLSGFVFKIQANTDLQHRDRVAFLRICSGKLRKGARLKQVRTGKSIPVNAPLFFFAKERQVAEEAWPGDVVGIANHGVLRIGDTLTDGEELNFRGVPSFAPEILRRVRLDDPMLAKKLRKALDQLADEGVVQVFRPLDGSQPVVGVVGQLQLDVLSSRMVAEYGVNITFEPTSWSTMRWVAPKEEGPTDRAALDRFLRTAPSQMAEDHDNEPVAFFSSDWGRKRSEDEWPMLRFLSLREQHGIEK
- a CDS encoding deoxycytidylate deaminase; translation: MDNPNSFDHQPAKRARWDARYIGLAHHIAQWSKDPRAKVGAVLVNQGYARIVSTGFNGFPANVEDSVERLENKANKLQMILHAEQNALLNAGHGARGCDAYVVGKPVCNVCATLLIQSGVKRVVAAAPRLSTGSYWDRVGLLAIDMLREAGVEFTAVTGEQLDALGLNRDEARRAEDPMDPYREHQQEFPF
- a CDS encoding ABC transporter substrate-binding protein, whose translation is MADHLNLRRRAFFALPAAALLAGTGRAALAQAPSQNLTLAVAAPPTSLDPHYHTLSPNNAVAAHFFDKLVERDAAAKLQPGLAESWKLIDDTTWEFKLRQGVKFSNGQDFTADDVVFTLKRVPNVVNSPGSFSMYSRAVVATEILDPHTIRLKTAELYPLLPYDLNNIYIICKSVGDNVSTGDFNNGKAMIGTGPFRLQSYTPDDRIVMTRNDSYWGDKPDWAQVTYRFITNNGVRVAALLSGDVQMIDVVPPSDTPRLRTTQGISFSEIPSLRCIYLKVDVEHDVSPYIADNDGKPMTKNPLRDLRVRQALSIGINRQGIVDRVMQGVGTPAGQMMPPGALGYNPNIAVPKYDPDAAKKLLADAGYPNGFRITLIGPNNRYVNDAQIIQAIGQMWQRIGVQTTVDAMPFAVLAQRQAQNNMSAMLIGWATSGEPSTALKGVLTTRIPDKGFGTTNFSGFSNAKVDELTMEGLRTADDEKRDQLFQDAMKAAMEDLGLVPLHMQKNIWALRGALKYEARADELTLAHSVKRA